In Isachenkonia alkalipeptolytica, the sequence GGCCTTTTCTATGGCGTTCACCCCTAAATGGGGCATGCCTCCATGGGCGGCCTTTCCTTCGATTTCGATTTCCAGCCATTCCAATCCCCGGTGCCCGGCGGAGTACTGATAGCTTGAAGGTTCCCCTACAATCGCTCCGTCAGCCTGAATGCCGTCTTTTACAATTTTCTCCGTTCCTTCGCTTTTTTCCTCTTCCCCGATCACTCCGGTAAAGATCACGTCCCCTTTCAGTTTTATACCGGAATTTTTCAAGGCCAGCATCATGGTTACCATGGAGGCGATGGGCCCTTTCATGTCCACAGCCCCCCGTCCCTGAATCATACCCTCCACTAAGTGGCCGCCGTAGGGGTCGAAGTCCATCTCTCCGGGAGGCACCGTATCCAGGTGTCCGTTCAGCATCAGATTTTTCCCGCCGCCGCTGCCTTTAAGGCTGGCGATCACATTAACCCGACCTTCCATCACCTCGTCGATTTTCACTTCCAGTCCCCGTTCTTTTAAATAGGTTCCGAGGAACAATCCCACCTCCCGTTCTCTGCCGGGATGATTTACATGACTGGGAATCCGGATCAGCTCCCGGGTGAGTTCAATCAAGTCCTCTTCCCTGTAATGATTTTCGATTAAGCCTTTTAAGGATTTCATCAGTTATTCCCTCCTTGTTTGAGTAATTCCGTGAGTCTTCTGGTTCTAGTTTCCTTCGTAGTGTTTCTTAGACTTATTTATAAGACTGATTTCACTGTTTTCATACCCTATTCCCTTGAACTTCAACCCCACCACGGGTAAGATTTTTGTCGTTCTCTATGGTATAATATAAAAAATTAGAATTCTTTCACAACTCTTTTTCTTCGAATCCCATAAAACAGGAGGTGCTCTTATGTATGATATAAAAATTATTAACGGACGGATTCCGAACTTTGCCACCGGAGATTTACAGCAACAGGATGTAGGGATCCGGGCCGGTAAAATTGTGGACCTGGGTCGAAATCTGGGCCCGGGGGAAAAAATTCTGGACGCCGAGAATAAAGTGGTTTCTCCGGGATTTGTGGACATCCATATGCACGAGGAGTTTTTACGGGAGGGATCGGATAAAATTCATTACGATATTTCCAAGCACATAGCCTTAATGGGAGTGACCACGGCCCTGGCGGGAAACTGCGGAAATAATCGGATGGATATGAGCTTTTTCTCCCAGTACATTACCAAGTATGGAGCACCGGTAAATTACCTTTCCCTGATCGGCCATAACTATCTACGGGAGCAGGTGGGCATTGAAGACCGTTACCGGGAAGCCACGGAAAAAGAAATTGATCAAATGAAAGACCTGCTGCAAAAAGCCCTGGATCTGGGGGTGGTGGGGGTTTCCTTCGGTCTGGAGTATTCCCCGGGGGTCAGTATACAGGAAGTGGAAAAACTGATTGCACCTTTTAAAAATCAAAACCTGCTGTTGGCAGCTCATTACCGAAAAGATGCGAAATACGCCCTGGAGGCCGTGGCGGAGATGATTGAAATCTCCCGGCGAAGCGGACTTCCTATGCAAATCTCCCATATTTCCAGTTGCGCCGCCTTCGGCATGATGGATGAAGCCCTGGCCATGATCGAAAAAGCCCAAGGGGAAGGGC encodes:
- a CDS encoding M20 family metallopeptidase, with the protein product MKSLKGLIENHYREEDLIELTRELIRIPSHVNHPGREREVGLFLGTYLKERGLEVKIDEVMEGRVNVIASLKGSGGGKNLMLNGHLDTVPPGEMDFDPYGGHLVEGMIQGRGAVDMKGPIASMVTMMLALKNSGIKLKGDVIFTGVIGEEEKSEGTEKIVKDGIQADGAIVGEPSSYQYSAGHRGLEWLEIEIEGKAAHGGMPHLGVNAIEKAAVFIERVKRDLYPKIKERSHPLMGNSVMNFGHINGGIQPSTVAGKCIIQLDRRYVPGETPASVIKEYQDIIDQLKEEDETFNARIKRMENNMLTLDHLPLATPLEDPITKSLTKALGTVLEKAPALSTKRGWTDASLLFNFGKIPTIVYGPGNISYSHTRNEQVAVQELKEAVEVYFLTAADFCGVEKKG
- a CDS encoding N-acyl-D-amino-acid deacylase family protein, which codes for MYDIKIINGRIPNFATGDLQQQDVGIRAGKIVDLGRNLGPGEKILDAENKVVSPGFVDIHMHEEFLREGSDKIHYDISKHIALMGVTTALAGNCGNNRMDMSFFSQYITKYGAPVNYLSLIGHNYLREQVGIEDRYREATEKEIDQMKDLLQKALDLGVVGVSFGLEYSPGVSIQEVEKLIAPFKNQNLLLAAHYRKDAKYALEAVAEMIEISRRSGLPMQISHISSCAAFGMMDEALAMIEKAQGEGLDITVDTYPYNAFSTFLGSAVFDEGCFELWGKGPEIILLTEEPYRGQYCDMELFQKVRRERPDMLVAAFAMEEKDIDLAVKAPGVMIASDGLLREGQGHPRAAGTFPRVLGKYVREKESLTLMEALYKMTLLPATRLGLQHQKGRIARGYDGDLVIFNPDTILDRATFEEPTLPPKGIDYVLINGEIAVKDQQLLRENLGTFWTRPKNNSADPTL